The window AGCAGACAACAAGCCTTCCACAGTTCGGTATATGAATACCTTAAGTCTGGCCCTCTCCCACTGCAGTGAAGGAAATCAAGtggaaactggagcaagttATTGTGTGCCCATGACACACTGCAGCCATTCATCAAGCAAAGACTTTTAAAGTCACATGCAAAATATCAACATCGGGaaagacctttaagaacaaaagtGTAAGAATGCGGAAGATATTTTACAGCCTTTCCGTATATTAAATACACTCAGCTAGCGTATATTCTGCTAGATTGTGTGAAGAAACATTCTGTACTCTATTGGCTATTAGCACTGGGTAAATCAAGTCTAGAATGAAGAGCTCagaataaatatacatatatgcaatTCAAACAGAACATACTCATTACAAATGAAGTTGCAATCAAACATTGAAATAACATACTCAATGcaaatgaacttttaaaaaacaagatggacttttaaatggaataattttcttctttctgacaTGCAACGTTACGTAACAGTGTAGAGACAATGATGTATAGCAGCTATGCTCGAACTGGCATGAAGGTAGATTTAAAACAGTGCAGCACAGAGTCTCAAAAGGAGTATGTGTATAACGCAGCTGATCCCTGATCCTGGCTCCTGCAGTGTTCGTCTCAGCAGGAACTCAGTCTGTGTAGATAAAAGGTGTTTGTGACGGGTTACATCTCATCCCATTGAGTGTCGGTATTGCCCAGTTTATACTGACTTTTGTCTAGTGCTAGGCTTCACCTTTAGCTGTTGCTAGACTCTTCTCTCACATCTGTTCCCCAATTCACAGTCTGAGCAGCCAAGTTAATAAAACACTCACAGCGTGGCACTGATAGTCGTGCTGCTGCCATTTCATCCCAGCCCTGTGCAGGTGACTAGCTCAGCTCAGCCACAGCCTGACCTCCCAGTGAGCACGCAGTGTGGGAAGTAAACACTTCACTGTGTAGCAGAGCACATGATTATTCTCTTAGAACCCAAGGGACTAGGAGGCTGCAGCGGTGCTGGAGAGTGGAGGGGGAGCAGCCACCACCCCACCACGCGTGAGGTACGGGTGCTTCTGCGCATCTCCTTGGGTAAGGGCTCTCAGCAATGGCTGAGGAATGACACAAACACACCCAAGCAGGCACAACTCTTTAAGCTCCACACTTAAGCGACAATTTTTAGAGTATCCTAATAAGAAGTACTAAGATTTATGTTGTCAACTAATTTTTCACAGTAGCCGAGTCACAACAGCATCTAGTTGCTTATTCAGTTTCTGCTTATGCTTCTCCTCTACTTCATCATCTATTAGACACTTACCTCAAATTGAAGCTGgcaaaaattaaatgttctcACTTCAAAGCCCCCCCTTCCTGATCCTCTCTATTCATCAACTTTATTTTTGCAGCTATTTATAGACCTGGCTGATGTTACTGTTCCAGAtacaagaatttaaaatgtatcGTCATAAGACTTATGTTGGCAAATTATTGTattacattgcaggtaaagccaacactagaggcaatgtaggcccactgatgaatgaggtgggggccctggagacagaggataaaaagaaggcggagttactgaatgccttctttgcctctgtctatactgttggaggctgtcctgaggagccccggacccctgaggccccagaagaagtcaggatagaggaggaatctgtctcggtagatgagggctgggtcagggaccaattaagcaatctggacgtccataaatccatgggccctgatgggatgcacccgcgggtgctgagggagctggcggaagtcattgctaggccactctccatcatctttgctaagtcgtgggcaacgggagaggtgcctgaggactggaggaaagtgaatgtcactccagtcttcagaaagggcaagaaggaggacccgggtaactacagaccggtcaacctcacctccatccccggaaaggtgatggaacaacttgttcttgatgctgtctctaggcacatcaaggatagggggatcattaggggcactcagcatggcttcaccaaggggaagtcatgctcaaccaacttgatagccttttatgaggatgtaacccggtggatagatgatggtaaagctgtggatgtggtctatctcgatttcagtaaagcgtttgacacggtctcccacagcatcctcgcagctaaactgaggaagtgtggtctggatgatcgggtagtgaggtggattgtgaactggctgaaggaaagaagccagagagtggtggtcaatgggacagagtccagttggaggcctgtgtctagcggagtccctcaagggtcggtactgggaccagttctattcaatatattcattaatgacttggatgagggaatagagtgtgctgtcagcaagttcgctgatgacacaaaactgggaggagtggctgacgcgccggaaggctgtgcagccattcagagagacctggacaggctggagagttgggcggggagaaatttaatgaaatataacaagggcaagtgtagagtcctgcatctgggcaagaacaaccccatgtgtgagtacaagttggggacagacctgttggagagcagcgtaggggaaagggacctgggggtcctagtggacagcaggatgaccatgagccagcagcgtgcccttgtggccaagaaggccaatggcatcctggggtgtattagaaggggtgtggtcagcaggtcaagagaggttctcctccccctctactctgccctggtgaggccgcatctggagtattgtgtccagttctgggcccctcagttcaagaaggacagggaactgctagagagagtccagcacagagccacgaagatgattaagggagtggaacatctcccttatgaggagaggctgagggagctgggtctctttagcttagaggagactgaggggtgacctcattaatgtttttaaatatgtaaggggcaagtgtcaagaggatggagccaggctcttctcagtgacatcccttgaaaggacaaggggcaatgggtgcaagctggaacacaggaggttccacttaaatatgaggaaaaacttctttccggtgagggtgaccgaacactggaacaggctgcccagagaggttgtggagtctccttctctggagacattcaaaacccgcctggacgcgttcctgtgtgatatagtctaggcaatcctgctccggcagggggattggactagatgatctttcgaggtcccttccaatccctaaccttctgtgattctgtaaatttcaAAAGGCCCCTAAGATCCACATGATTAAAAATTACCAGTAATATGGGCAAAGCTAGTAAACAGTAGTTGTTGTGGATCagaataatgactttttttaattaaagtaaatgtgaaaagagaaaattattgaTGAAAGATATgactgcctttttttgtttgaagaatTCAACTCTCTTGAATTACTGAGTGAATATTTGCAACACAAATCAGAGTCTTCAAACCACTCACTCTCTAGCAAAGAAGTGCCAAGAGGAATGCCACCATCAGTTTCAGGTAGTCTTAATTGCTTCATGCTGTCCAGCTACTTACttaaggaaaattagaaaggatATCCTCAGTAGTATGTCATATCCCATTTTCCACagactttttcccccttctgcaTTTCTAGTTAACATACTTGTTAATCgtgctttttttgaaaatgtaagcAAGTTTGCACAACtgtataaaattattaaaaactgGAGTAGGTGACACTGTATTACAGTGCACTGAGACGAGAGCCTTTGAACCATAagtccacatttttttttattaaaataacacCAAGTTTAAGAAATCAATGCAGTGCAAAGGAATTTCAACTCatcatacaaataaaataatgattttccATCAGTAAGTATGGAAACTGCATTCCAATCCTCACATGACTGACATAATAGAGAAACACTGTATCCCAGATGAACGTCAAAGTTAAAGACTGGCATGTTGGGCGAGGAAGGTTCTTATTCTTTGCAAGAGTTCTTTCTTTACACTGTCTGGTACCAAGGCTGAAagacaaataagaaaacaagaagtaaaaaagacaaaatggaaaatataccATCCTTTTACAACAGCTACttcttactttttgttttttttgcaattcTGTTAATACCTAAAGCACCTGAAGATACTGGATTTTCATATAGCACATCtatattttctgatttaaaaagagACTAAAATTGAAGTCTATTGAGAACAGTTGCTATTGGTACTTTTTTGCCTAGCCATAGTCAAGAAAATTGGAAAGTTTGAGGGAAAGAATAATTCAACAGTAAACAGGATATAATCACCAGAGACTAGTTTGATTatcctactttttttctttacaaatttaagaccaaaaaaaaaaaatctcagccatGACCTCAGAGTAAGGTCTTCAGCAAGTTATTTTGAAGgcctatttttatttaagacttACTGAAGTTTCTCCCACTAACACCAAAGCTTATTAGAGAGTCCAAAAACTGCATAAAGATGACTACAGTACTTCCTGTACTGAGAGATTccatttttctgtatctgtatgctatgtcctttcctttcccacttCCCCTTACACTAGTACTCTTAGTTCAGATTTTCCATCTTAAAAAGAACTGGAATTTTAAAACAGCTCTGCCACATACCTCAAGTTTTCTTGGGACCATTAAGTCAGTTATAAAGGTGAGTATGACTCATGACTAAATAATGTAACCTGTAAAAGTAGTCTACACACACAGCTCGTTACAGCTGTTACACAATGCAAATTCATGTGTTTTATTTGTAGTTAATATCAAGCTATTAACATTTTTCCTTGAATCCAACACTGGCAAGTTCATAGTGcagctttcaaaatattaacGAAATACAGGTAGGTATGTTTATTGAAGTACTACCACATCcatgtttgcattttcttacCTCTGCCTTTGGGAGTGATTTCTGTCACCAAATCATCAACAGTAACATGCTctaatcctttttctttaatgacaTCTGGGGAAGACCAAGACAGATATAAATTTAATCCATTCATTAGAAGACAAAACCTGTGCCAATGATTAAGAGACAAAACCTGCATGCATAGGTCATCAGAGAAGATAAAGTAGCTTGCAACCTGAATGTAGGTTATTAACTCAGTACCTACACTGCATTGTACAGTGGATTTAGTCTCTCGTTCATACCATAAGTTTAAGGATGGGAACTTGTCGCTACTGATGCATCTTAATCAgctcatattttaaaatcaaacgTTACAAAGTTTAAGCTTATCTGAGCATTACCCAATGTACATACTACTGGAGTGTGGTAGCAGTTCACAAGTTGGTCTGCTTATGTCTTCAAACACATCAATTACATAATAGTGAGAAAGAGATGAAATTGGAAAAAGACTTTGGAACATACAACACGTGAGAGCACAGAGACAGTAAATACTTACTACTCCTCCTAACTGGTTTAAACAACATCTCTCTCTATACTTCAGCAAAGTAAAAAAGTGTATCTGAAAGAAAGGTATACatctacagcaaaataaaagctacaATTAAGATATACTGTATGATTAATACATACCAGTATTTAAACAAATTGTCTCCTTACAGCACCTTGAAGActactgaaaaatgcagaagtcaATGCTGAGAAGAAATCTCAATTCAGTAGCATAAacctaaaatattttgcctAAATATGAATGATTTTAACTATACATCAGTACATAAGATTGACACTAAGTATGTTTTCTGAACTGACATCACATGAACTATTTGTAAACTGTTTTTCTTGGCTGAATTCCCTGTAGAAATTAATCCTGGATTGCTCAGTTATTTGCCCTAACCACAATGGCAAGAGGCTCTAGAACAAGCtaccaaaaaaatcccccacaCCCCAAGAAAAcgataacaaaaaaaacctcaaaccccTCTCTGTCCTTTATGTTGGAGGTTATTAGGCCCTTAACAGGGACAACTGAACCTGTATTTGCATTCTCAGCAGCTGCAGTTACAGTTCAAAGTACTAATGTAAAcgaaacaattttaaataactttactATAGCAGATTACAAAGTGTGTAGTtgagaaggcaaaaaaacaTCCCTTTCATTATCTGTCCTATTGAAATGGGTCATCTCTGGCAGTGGCATCAGGCAGACAACTGCAAGCATGAATCATTTTAGCCTTCTCTGCGAATCCACCTATGAAACAATTTAACACGCTCAGccctacaaaaagaaaaactttgtaATGGAATATTGAGTTGCCAGGCACAACAGACCAAATCAGAATTAAAGTGAAAGCTCAAGAGGTTTCTTATTTGCTTTAAGGAAATTTCATCATGCGGTAATATCCCTGGATGCTTAAATACTATTTACAAAGGTTTCATACAATTTATAAATCAGTAAATTGTAGTAATGCTAAATACTTAACTCAGAACTAAAAGATTTGGGTACTTAGAGGTTCAtctgcttgttttctcttgtcTAAGTAGATAATCTGATTTTCAAGAACTGTATTCAGAAGAAGTACAAATGCACTTCTTTCCCATATGTGGACAACAAAGTTCTAAGTTTCTAAGTTGCATACCACTATATTTGCTCCATTTTCCTTTATCTTGATTTTTAGTCTCCTGTGGTAAGGAAGTAATCTCtctcaaaacaaaatgctgtatCATCGTGAATACTTAGGAAACCAATTCCAATACTTTTCTCAGAAGTTTAATCAGAAAAGttgtttcaagattttttttaccaAGATGGCAAGATGCTTTCTTGCATGCAAAACCAATTGCTGGGGATACTTTCCTCTTGCCCAAGTCTCATTTAAATTGACTGTTAGGCAGTAAAGCTTTCTTCTGGGACTTTTATTTGGCCAGAACCTCAGTTGATTACAAAGAATATCAGTTATTTGACCACTGTTACCTTTGCAATGTGCCTTCAACTGATCCTTCCAGCCACATTCAATTAATTTGGCTCTCAGCAACTCTTTAAGGCTGTTAAGAGAATACACAAACTTATTAGGAACAGCAAACATTCCTGACAGCTTAAATATGCTTCAGTGTGAAAGTTAAGCCTACTATTACTACTCGTAGCAGAACTCTCAGACCAGCAACAGAAATGGCTGAACAGCATGTGAATCCTAACCTGAATGAGTACCAATTTCAGTTTACCATGTTGGACTATGCAGAGTTAGCGGCTCAGGAGCTAATTCACCGTATTTCTTCAGGCAGTGTTGATGCTGCAGTCACAGAAA of the Nyctibius grandis isolate bNycGra1 chromosome 3, bNycGra1.pri, whole genome shotgun sequence genome contains:
- the ENY2 gene encoding transcription and mRNA export factor ENY2 gives rise to the protein MNKDAQMKATINQKLIETGERERLKELLRAKLIECGWKDQLKAHCKDVIKEKGLEHVTVDDLVTEITPKGRALVPDSVKKELLQRIRTFLAQHASL